ACCGCCGCCAAGCTGTCCGGCGGGATTTCCAGCTGGAAAGGCGACAACCTGCCGTTGGTGAAGTGATATGAGCGACGTCATCGTCTACTCCAGCGATTACTGCCCTTACTGCTCGCGCGCCAAGTACCTGCTCGCGAACAAAGGCGTGGCCTTCGAAGAGATCAAGGTCGATGGCAAGCCGCAGGTGCGCGCCGCCATGGCCCAGAAGGCCGGACGCACGTCCGTGCCGCAGATCTGGATCGGCGACACCCACGTCGGCGGATGTGATGATT
The window above is part of the Pseudomonas fluorescens genome. Proteins encoded here:
- the grxC gene encoding glutaredoxin 3; translation: MSDVIVYSSDYCPYCSRAKYLLANKGVAFEEIKVDGKPQVRAAMAQKAGRTSVPQIWIGDTHVGGCDDLYALERAGKLDALLKA